The Chitinophaga niabensis genome segment CATTGGACTGCAACTGATCAGGGATGTTGCAGGAACCTCCCAGTTCAGTACCACACAAATATTACCGGCAATCAATTATAGTTTCCCGCTTAGCAACGTAAGGAATTCATATTTATCTGTCGGCTTTATGGGTGGCTCCATGCAACAAAGGTTCGACCCCACTAAACTGGTATTGAATGATCAGTTTGTTGCCGGTAGCAATGGCAGTTTCAGTATCCTTCCATCATCCCGCCAGGTCTTTAATAATACCAGTGTCAATTACTGGGATTTCTCTACCGGCATAAGCTATAATGGCGTGATCAAAGAAGAAACGGATTACTACCTGGGTGCAGGATTGTTTCATCTTACCAAACCTAAAGTGGGTTTCTATGAGGGGCATACCATTACACTGAATAAAAAGCTGGCTTTCAATCTTGGCGTATCTACGCCCACCAGCGAAACAGACAGGTTTATTCTCTATGCAGACTATTTTAAACAATTCGGTGAACAATGGAAACCAGTCGGCATCAGTAGCTTACAGGCCGGCGCCATGTTCAGCAGGGACCTTTGGGGAGATGGAGAAAGGATCATTACCGGCGGAATATTATACCGGATGAACGATGC includes the following:
- a CDS encoding PorP/SprF family type IX secretion system membrane protein, which encodes MKRYLLLFIGCLSSIAGYSQDVGFSQFYEQPLLRNPALAGIFTGDLRFTASYRNQWQSVTIPYRTFGLSSEVKMPINIANDDNLTIGLQLIRDVAGTSQFSTTQILPAINYSFPLSNVRNSYLSVGFMGGSMQQRFDPTKLVLNDQFVAGSNGSFSILPSSRQVFNNTSVNYWDFSTGISYNGVIKEETDYYLGAGLFHLTKPKVGFYEGHTITLNKKLAFNLGVSTPTSETDRFILYADYFKQFGEQWKPVGISSLQAGAMFSRDLWGDGERIITGGILYRMNDAIIPIIQLQYSKFMMGISYDINIDKLAAAAQHRGGFELILSYRDFLNRNQTERRQALCPRFNR